A section of the Phaseolus vulgaris cultivar G19833 chromosome 8, P. vulgaris v2.0, whole genome shotgun sequence genome encodes:
- the LOC137825783 gene encoding cysteine-rich receptor-like protein kinase 10 isoform X1: MAMATISSTLLFFLFWLHVIMTACEDSFGPDFGASKICISSMNYTANSTFNTNLHTLLSTLTSHTEINYGFYNFSHGQNSDKVYAIGLCRGDLKVDECRSCLNSSQANLRQLCPNQKEAISWEEKCMLRYSNRPIFHTMDTSPPYYMHNTYNATDVDEFNKVLGGLLRNLREKAAGGDSRRKYATDTAIVANFQPINGLMQCTPDLSRQDCGDCLDWSISTLPKFAKDKVGALVLLPSCNLRFEIYEFYNSTAILDPPLPPALPPAPLSLHQEDHGNSLRTAIIIVVPTVIVVLVLLIVIGRYLRRKARQNLLAEDDGDDDEIGMVESLQFNLNTIQVATSNFSDSNKLGEGGFGSVYQGKLSNGQVIAVKRLSTNSGQGDLEFKNEVLLLAKLQHRNLVRLLGFSLQGREKLLVYEFVPNKSLDYFIFDPTEKAQLDWDTRYKIIIGIARGLLYLHQDSRLRIIHRDLKASNILLDKEMIPKISDFGIARLMTAGQTQENTSRVVGTFGYMAPEYIMQGQFSVKSDVFSFGVLVLEIVSGQKNHGVRDEKNGEGLLSFVWRNWREGTVTNIMDPTLNNSSLDEMIRCIGIGLLCVEEDLNNRPTMANVALMLNSCSITLPVPKKPAFFIDSATGSLPNMSSEDSWATKGTQSSGISAQESVNGASITELYPR, encoded by the exons ATGGCAATGGCTACTATTTCTTCTACTctgcttttctttctcttttggcTCCATGTAATAATGACAGCATGTGAAGACAGCTTCGGACCAGATTTCGGAGCCAGCAAGATCTGTATATCAAGTATGAACTACACAGCCAATAGCACCTTCAACACCAACCTCCACACCCTCTTATCCACCCTCACTTCCCACACAGAAATCAACTACGGTTTCTACAATTTCTCACATGGCCAAAACTCAGACAAAGTATACGCCATAGGGTTGTGCAGAGGAGATCTTAAGGTAGATGAGTGTCGCAGCTGCCTCAACTCCTCTCAAGCCAATCTCAGACAGCTTTGTCCAAACCAGAAAGAGGCAATTTCGTGGGAAGAAAAGTGCATGCTGCGCTATTCCAACCGCCCAATATTTCACACCATGGACACTTCTCCACCCTATTACATGCACAACACCTACAATGCAACCGATGTGGATGAGTTCAATAAAGTGTTAGGTGGGTTACTGAGAAATCTAAGAGAGAAAGCTGCAGGGGGTGACTCTCGTCGTAAGTATGCCACGGACACTGCAATTGTTGCAAATTTTCAACCCATAAACGGTCTTATGCAGTGTACACCTGACTTGTCAAGGCAAGATTGCGGTGACTGCTTGGATTGGAGCATCTCAACTCTCCCAAAGTTTGCCAAAGACAAGGTTGGTGCCTTAGTTCTTCTACCCAGTTGTAATCTTAGGTTTGAAATCTACGAGTTCTACAACTCTACCGCCATATTAGACCCTCCACTACCACCTGCACTACCACCTGCACCACTTTCGCTTCACCAAG AGGATCATGGCAACTCTTTGCGGACTGCAATCATCATAGTTGTGCCAACTGTTATCGTTGTTCTTGTTCTGCTGATTGTTATTGGCAGATATTTAAGAAGGAAAGCAAGACAAAATCTTCTAGCTG AAGACGATGGAGACGATGATGAAATTGGAATGGTTGAATCATTGCAATTCAATTTAAACACAATACAAGTTGCAACAAGTAACTTTTCTGATTCTAATAAATTAGGAGAAGGAGGGTTTGGATCTGTTTACCAG GGAAAGCTCTCTAATGGGCAAGTGATTGCTGTCAAAAGGTTGTCAACGAATTCTGGTCAAGGAGACTTGGAATTTAAGAATGAAGTCCTTTTGCTGGCTAAGCTTCAACACAGAAATTTAGTTAGGCTTCTTGGTTTTAGTTTGCAAGGGAGAGAAAAGCTACTTGTTTATGAATTTGTTCCGAATAAAAGTCTTGATTACTTCATATTTG ATCCAACAGAGAAAGCACAATTGGATTGGGATACACGTTACAAAATCATTATAGGCATTGCTCGAGGTCTTCTATATCTTCATCAAGATTCAAGATTACGTATTATACATCGTGATCTTAAAGCAAGTAATATTCTCTTGGACAAAGAAATGATTCCTAAAATATCAGATTTTGGTATTGCAAGATTAATGACTGCAGGTCAAACACAAGAAAATACCAGCAGAGTTGTTGGAACCTT TGGATACATGGCACCTGAGTACATAATGCAAGGACAGTTTTCAGTGAAATCAGATGTTTTTAGTTTTGGTGTACTAGTTCTTGAGATTGTAAGTGGCCAAAAGAACCATGGTGTTCGTGATGAGAAGAATGGGGAAGGTCTATTAAGCTTT GTTTGGAGAAACTGGAGAGAGGGGACAGTTACAAATATTATGGATCCAACATTGAACAATAGTTCACTAGATGAAATGATAAGATGCATTGGCATTGGTTTACTCTGTGTTGAGGAAGATTTAAACAACAGACCAACCATGGCTAACGTTGCACTCATGCTTAATAGTTGTTCTATCACTCTCCCAGTGCCTAAAAAACCTGCATTTTTCATAGATAGTGCAACTGGAAGCCTTCCAAACATGTCATCGGAAGATTCATGGGCAACAAAAGGGACTCAGTCCAGTGGTATATCAGCTCAGGAATCAGTGAATGGGGCTTCAATTACTGAATTATACCCTCGTTAG
- the LOC137825784 gene encoding cysteine-rich receptor-like protein kinase 10 isoform X1, with translation MAMATISSTLLFFLFWLHAIMTACETTFGPDFGTSKFCDSSMNYTANSTFSTNLHTLLSTLTSHKEINYGFYNFSHGQNSDKVYAIGLCRGDLKVDECRSCINSSQANLRQLCPNQKEAIKWEEKCMLRYSNRPIFHTMETSPPYYTNNDENATKVDEFNKVLGGLLRNLREKAAGGDSRRKYATDTAFVDNFQPIHGLMQCTPDLSRQDCGDCLDWSISAIPTFAKDKVGALVLLPSCNLRFEIYNFYNSTVILDPPLPPASLPLHQEDHGNSLRTAIIIVVPTVIVVLVLLIVISRYLRRKARKNLLAEEDGDDDEIEMVESLQFNLSTIQVATSNFSDSNKLGEGGFGSVYQGKLSNGQVIAVKRLSRNSGQGDLEFKNEVLLLAKLQHRNLVRLLGFSLQGREKLLVYEFVPNKSLDYFIFDPTEKAQLDWDTRYKIIKGIARGLLYLHQDSRLRIIHRDLKASNILLDKEMIPKISDFGLARLITADQTQENTSRVVGTFGYMAPEYIMQGQFSVKSDVFSFGVLVLEIVSGQKNHGVRDEKNGEDLLSFVWRNWIEGTVTNIIDPTLKNSSQNEMIRCIGIGLLCVEEDLNNRPTMANVALMLNSCSITLPVPKKPAFFIDSATGSLPNMSWEDSWPTRGTQSSGRSAQESVNEASITELYPR, from the exons ATGGCAATGGCTACTATTTCTTCtactttgcttttctttctcttttggcTCCATGCAATAATGACAGCATGTGAAACCACCTTCGGACCAGATTTCGGAACCAGCAAGTTCTGTGATTCAAGTATGAACTACACAGCCAATAGCACCTTCAGCACTAACCTCCACACCCTCTTATCCACCCTCACTTCCCACAAAGAAATCAACTACGGTTTCTACAATTTCTCACATGGCCAAAACTCAGACAAAGTATACGCCATAGGGTTGTGCAGAGGAGATCTTAAGGTAGATGAGTGTCGCAGCTGCATCAACTCCTCTCAAGCCAATCTCAGACAGCTTTGTCCAAACCAGAAAGAGGCAATTAAGTGGGAAGAAAAGTGCATGCTGCGCTATTCCAACCGCCCAATATTTCACACCATGGAGACTTCTCCTCCCTATTACACGAACAACGACGAGAATGCAACGAAGGTGGATGAGTTCAATAAAGTGTTAGGTGGGTTACTGAGAAATCTAAGAGAGAAAGCTGCAGGGGGTGACTCTCGTCGTAAGTATGCCACGGACACTGcatttgttgataattttcaACCCATACACGGTCTTATGCAGTGTACACCTGACTTGTCAAGGCAAGATTGCGGTGACTGCTTGGATTGGAGCATCTCAGCTATCCCAACGTTTGCCAAAGACAAGGTTGGTGCCTTAGTTCTTCTACCCAGTTGTAATCTTAGGTTTGAAATCTACAACTTCTACAACTCTACCGTCATATTAGACCCTCCACTACCACCTGCATCACTTCCGCTTCACCAAG AAGATCATGGCAACTCTTTGCGGACTGCAATCATCATAGTTGTGCCAACTGTTATCGTTGTTCTTGTTCTGCTGATTGTTATTAGCAGATATTTAAGaaggaaagcaagaaaaaaTCTTCTAGCTG AAgaagatggagatgatgatgaaATTGAAATGGTTGAATCATTGCAATTCAACTTAAGCACAATACAAGTTGCAACAAGTAACTTTTCTGATTCTAATAAATTAGGAGAAGGAGGGTTTGGATCTGTTTACCAG ggAAAGCTCTCTAATGGACAAGTGATTGCTGTCAAAAGGTTGTCAAGGAATTCTGGTCAAGGAGACTTGGAATTTAAGAATGAAGTCCTTTTGCTGGCTAAGCTTCAACACAGAAATTTAGTTAGGCTTCTTGGTTTTAGTTTGCAAGGGAGAGAAAAGCTACTTGTTTATGAATTTGTTCCTAATAAAAGTCTTGATTACTTCATATTCG ATCCAACAGAGAAAGCACAATTGGATTGGGATACACGTTACAAAATCATTAAAGGCATTGCTCGAGGTCTTCTTTATCTTCATCAAGATTCCAGATTACGCATTATACATCGTGATCTTAAAGCAAGTAATATTCTCTTAGACAAAGAAATGATTCCTAAAATATCAGATTTTGGTTTGGCAAGATTAATTACTGCAGATCAAACACAAGAAAATACCAGCAGAGTTGTTGGAACCTT TGGATACATGGCACCTGAGTACATAATGCAAGGACAGTTTTCAGTGAAATCAGATGTTTTTAGTTTTGGTGTACTAGTTCTTGAGATTGTAAGTGGCCAAAAGAACCATGGTGTTCGTGATGAGAAGAATGGGGAAGATCTATTAAGCTTT GTATGGAGAAACTGGATAGAGGGGACAGTTACAAATATTATAGATCCAACATTGAAGAATAGTTCACAAAATGAAATGATAAGATGCATTGGCATTGGTTTACTCTGTGTTGAAGAAGATTTAAACAACAGACCAACCATGGCTAACGTTGCACTCATGCTTAATAGTTGTTCTATCACTCTCCCAGTGCCTAAAAAACCTGCATTTTTCATAGATAGTGCAACTGGAAGCCTTCCAAACATGTCATGGGAAGATTCATGGCCAACAAGAGGGACTCAATCCAGTGGTAGATCAGCTCAGGAATCAGTGAATGAGGCTTCAATTACTGAATTATACCCTCGTTAG
- the LOC137825783 gene encoding cysteine-rich receptor-like protein kinase 29 isoform X3, translated as MAMATISSTLLFFLFWLHVIMTACEDSFGPDFGASKICISSMNYTANSTFNTNLHTLLSTLTSHTEINYGFYNFSHGQNSDKVYAIGLCRGDLKVDECRSCLNSSQANLRQLCPNQKEAISWEEKCMLRYSNRPIFHTMDTSPPYYMHNTYNATDVDEFNKVLGGLLRNLREKAAGGDSRRKYATDTAIVANFQPINGLMQCTPDLSRQDCGDCLDWSISTLPKFAKDKVGALVLLPSCNLRFEIYEFYNSTAILDPPLPPALPPAPLSLHQEDHGNSLRTAIIIVVPTVIVVLVLLIVIGRYLRRKARQNLLADPTEKAQLDWDTRYKIIIGIARGLLYLHQDSRLRIIHRDLKASNILLDKEMIPKISDFGIARLMTAGQTQENTSRVVGTFGYMAPEYIMQGQFSVKSDVFSFGVLVLEIVSGQKNHGVRDEKNGEGLLSFVWRNWREGTVTNIMDPTLNNSSLDEMIRCIGIGLLCVEEDLNNRPTMANVALMLNSCSITLPVPKKPAFFIDSATGSLPNMSSEDSWATKGTQSSGISAQESVNGASITELYPR; from the exons ATGGCAATGGCTACTATTTCTTCTACTctgcttttctttctcttttggcTCCATGTAATAATGACAGCATGTGAAGACAGCTTCGGACCAGATTTCGGAGCCAGCAAGATCTGTATATCAAGTATGAACTACACAGCCAATAGCACCTTCAACACCAACCTCCACACCCTCTTATCCACCCTCACTTCCCACACAGAAATCAACTACGGTTTCTACAATTTCTCACATGGCCAAAACTCAGACAAAGTATACGCCATAGGGTTGTGCAGAGGAGATCTTAAGGTAGATGAGTGTCGCAGCTGCCTCAACTCCTCTCAAGCCAATCTCAGACAGCTTTGTCCAAACCAGAAAGAGGCAATTTCGTGGGAAGAAAAGTGCATGCTGCGCTATTCCAACCGCCCAATATTTCACACCATGGACACTTCTCCACCCTATTACATGCACAACACCTACAATGCAACCGATGTGGATGAGTTCAATAAAGTGTTAGGTGGGTTACTGAGAAATCTAAGAGAGAAAGCTGCAGGGGGTGACTCTCGTCGTAAGTATGCCACGGACACTGCAATTGTTGCAAATTTTCAACCCATAAACGGTCTTATGCAGTGTACACCTGACTTGTCAAGGCAAGATTGCGGTGACTGCTTGGATTGGAGCATCTCAACTCTCCCAAAGTTTGCCAAAGACAAGGTTGGTGCCTTAGTTCTTCTACCCAGTTGTAATCTTAGGTTTGAAATCTACGAGTTCTACAACTCTACCGCCATATTAGACCCTCCACTACCACCTGCACTACCACCTGCACCACTTTCGCTTCACCAAG AGGATCATGGCAACTCTTTGCGGACTGCAATCATCATAGTTGTGCCAACTGTTATCGTTGTTCTTGTTCTGCTGATTGTTATTGGCAGATATTTAAGAAGGAAAGCAAGACAAAATCTTCTAGCTG ATCCAACAGAGAAAGCACAATTGGATTGGGATACACGTTACAAAATCATTATAGGCATTGCTCGAGGTCTTCTATATCTTCATCAAGATTCAAGATTACGTATTATACATCGTGATCTTAAAGCAAGTAATATTCTCTTGGACAAAGAAATGATTCCTAAAATATCAGATTTTGGTATTGCAAGATTAATGACTGCAGGTCAAACACAAGAAAATACCAGCAGAGTTGTTGGAACCTT TGGATACATGGCACCTGAGTACATAATGCAAGGACAGTTTTCAGTGAAATCAGATGTTTTTAGTTTTGGTGTACTAGTTCTTGAGATTGTAAGTGGCCAAAAGAACCATGGTGTTCGTGATGAGAAGAATGGGGAAGGTCTATTAAGCTTT GTTTGGAGAAACTGGAGAGAGGGGACAGTTACAAATATTATGGATCCAACATTGAACAATAGTTCACTAGATGAAATGATAAGATGCATTGGCATTGGTTTACTCTGTGTTGAGGAAGATTTAAACAACAGACCAACCATGGCTAACGTTGCACTCATGCTTAATAGTTGTTCTATCACTCTCCCAGTGCCTAAAAAACCTGCATTTTTCATAGATAGTGCAACTGGAAGCCTTCCAAACATGTCATCGGAAGATTCATGGGCAACAAAAGGGACTCAGTCCAGTGGTATATCAGCTCAGGAATCAGTGAATGGGGCTTCAATTACTGAATTATACCCTCGTTAG
- the LOC137825783 gene encoding cysteine-rich receptor-like protein kinase 29 isoform X2: MAMATISSTLLFFLFWLHVIMTACEDSFGPDFGASKICISSMNYTANSTFNTNLHTLLSTLTSHTEINYGFYNFSHGQNSDKVYAIGLCRGDLKVDECRSCLNSSQANLRQLCPNQKEAISWEEKCMLRYSNRPIFHTMDTSPPYYMHNTYNATDVDEFNKVLGGLLRNLREKAAGGDSRRKYATDTAIVANFQPINGLMQCTPDLSRQDCGDCLDWSISTLPKFAKDKVGALVLLPSCNLRFEIYEFYNSTAILDPPLPPALPPAPLSLHQEDHGNSLRTAIIIVVPTVIVVLVLLIVIGRYLRRKARQNLLADDGDDDEIGMVESLQFNLNTIQVATSNFSDSNKLGEGGFGSVYQGKLSNGQVIAVKRLSTNSGQGDLEFKNEVLLLAKLQHRNLVRLLGFSLQGREKLLVYEFVPNKSLDYFIFDPTEKAQLDWDTRYKIIIGIARGLLYLHQDSRLRIIHRDLKASNILLDKEMIPKISDFGIARLMTAGQTQENTSRVVGTFGYMAPEYIMQGQFSVKSDVFSFGVLVLEIVSGQKNHGVRDEKNGEGLLSFVWRNWREGTVTNIMDPTLNNSSLDEMIRCIGIGLLCVEEDLNNRPTMANVALMLNSCSITLPVPKKPAFFIDSATGSLPNMSSEDSWATKGTQSSGISAQESVNGASITELYPR; encoded by the exons ATGGCAATGGCTACTATTTCTTCTACTctgcttttctttctcttttggcTCCATGTAATAATGACAGCATGTGAAGACAGCTTCGGACCAGATTTCGGAGCCAGCAAGATCTGTATATCAAGTATGAACTACACAGCCAATAGCACCTTCAACACCAACCTCCACACCCTCTTATCCACCCTCACTTCCCACACAGAAATCAACTACGGTTTCTACAATTTCTCACATGGCCAAAACTCAGACAAAGTATACGCCATAGGGTTGTGCAGAGGAGATCTTAAGGTAGATGAGTGTCGCAGCTGCCTCAACTCCTCTCAAGCCAATCTCAGACAGCTTTGTCCAAACCAGAAAGAGGCAATTTCGTGGGAAGAAAAGTGCATGCTGCGCTATTCCAACCGCCCAATATTTCACACCATGGACACTTCTCCACCCTATTACATGCACAACACCTACAATGCAACCGATGTGGATGAGTTCAATAAAGTGTTAGGTGGGTTACTGAGAAATCTAAGAGAGAAAGCTGCAGGGGGTGACTCTCGTCGTAAGTATGCCACGGACACTGCAATTGTTGCAAATTTTCAACCCATAAACGGTCTTATGCAGTGTACACCTGACTTGTCAAGGCAAGATTGCGGTGACTGCTTGGATTGGAGCATCTCAACTCTCCCAAAGTTTGCCAAAGACAAGGTTGGTGCCTTAGTTCTTCTACCCAGTTGTAATCTTAGGTTTGAAATCTACGAGTTCTACAACTCTACCGCCATATTAGACCCTCCACTACCACCTGCACTACCACCTGCACCACTTTCGCTTCACCAAG AGGATCATGGCAACTCTTTGCGGACTGCAATCATCATAGTTGTGCCAACTGTTATCGTTGTTCTTGTTCTGCTGATTGTTATTGGCAGATATTTAAGAAGGAAAGCAAGACAAAATCTTCTAGCTG ACGATGGAGACGATGATGAAATTGGAATGGTTGAATCATTGCAATTCAATTTAAACACAATACAAGTTGCAACAAGTAACTTTTCTGATTCTAATAAATTAGGAGAAGGAGGGTTTGGATCTGTTTACCAG GGAAAGCTCTCTAATGGGCAAGTGATTGCTGTCAAAAGGTTGTCAACGAATTCTGGTCAAGGAGACTTGGAATTTAAGAATGAAGTCCTTTTGCTGGCTAAGCTTCAACACAGAAATTTAGTTAGGCTTCTTGGTTTTAGTTTGCAAGGGAGAGAAAAGCTACTTGTTTATGAATTTGTTCCGAATAAAAGTCTTGATTACTTCATATTTG ATCCAACAGAGAAAGCACAATTGGATTGGGATACACGTTACAAAATCATTATAGGCATTGCTCGAGGTCTTCTATATCTTCATCAAGATTCAAGATTACGTATTATACATCGTGATCTTAAAGCAAGTAATATTCTCTTGGACAAAGAAATGATTCCTAAAATATCAGATTTTGGTATTGCAAGATTAATGACTGCAGGTCAAACACAAGAAAATACCAGCAGAGTTGTTGGAACCTT TGGATACATGGCACCTGAGTACATAATGCAAGGACAGTTTTCAGTGAAATCAGATGTTTTTAGTTTTGGTGTACTAGTTCTTGAGATTGTAAGTGGCCAAAAGAACCATGGTGTTCGTGATGAGAAGAATGGGGAAGGTCTATTAAGCTTT GTTTGGAGAAACTGGAGAGAGGGGACAGTTACAAATATTATGGATCCAACATTGAACAATAGTTCACTAGATGAAATGATAAGATGCATTGGCATTGGTTTACTCTGTGTTGAGGAAGATTTAAACAACAGACCAACCATGGCTAACGTTGCACTCATGCTTAATAGTTGTTCTATCACTCTCCCAGTGCCTAAAAAACCTGCATTTTTCATAGATAGTGCAACTGGAAGCCTTCCAAACATGTCATCGGAAGATTCATGGGCAACAAAAGGGACTCAGTCCAGTGGTATATCAGCTCAGGAATCAGTGAATGGGGCTTCAATTACTGAATTATACCCTCGTTAG
- the LOC137825784 gene encoding cysteine-rich receptor-like protein kinase 10 isoform X2, whose product MAMATISSTLLFFLFWLHAIMTACETTFGPDFGTSKFCDSSMNYTANSTFSTNLHTLLSTLTSHKEINYGFYNFSHGQNSDKVYAIGLCRGDLKVDECRSCINSSQANLRQLCPNQKEAIKWEEKCMLRYSNRPIFHTMETSPPYYTNNDENATKVDEFNKVLGGLLRNLREKAAGGDSRRKYATDTAFVDNFQPIHGLMQCTPDLSRQDCGDCLDWSISAIPTFAKDKVGALVLLPSCNLRFEIYNFYNSTVILDPPLPPASLPLHQEDHGNSLRTAIIIVVPTVIVVLVLLIVISRYLRRKARKNLLAEDGDDDEIEMVESLQFNLSTIQVATSNFSDSNKLGEGGFGSVYQGKLSNGQVIAVKRLSRNSGQGDLEFKNEVLLLAKLQHRNLVRLLGFSLQGREKLLVYEFVPNKSLDYFIFDPTEKAQLDWDTRYKIIKGIARGLLYLHQDSRLRIIHRDLKASNILLDKEMIPKISDFGLARLITADQTQENTSRVVGTFGYMAPEYIMQGQFSVKSDVFSFGVLVLEIVSGQKNHGVRDEKNGEDLLSFVWRNWIEGTVTNIIDPTLKNSSQNEMIRCIGIGLLCVEEDLNNRPTMANVALMLNSCSITLPVPKKPAFFIDSATGSLPNMSWEDSWPTRGTQSSGRSAQESVNEASITELYPR is encoded by the exons ATGGCAATGGCTACTATTTCTTCtactttgcttttctttctcttttggcTCCATGCAATAATGACAGCATGTGAAACCACCTTCGGACCAGATTTCGGAACCAGCAAGTTCTGTGATTCAAGTATGAACTACACAGCCAATAGCACCTTCAGCACTAACCTCCACACCCTCTTATCCACCCTCACTTCCCACAAAGAAATCAACTACGGTTTCTACAATTTCTCACATGGCCAAAACTCAGACAAAGTATACGCCATAGGGTTGTGCAGAGGAGATCTTAAGGTAGATGAGTGTCGCAGCTGCATCAACTCCTCTCAAGCCAATCTCAGACAGCTTTGTCCAAACCAGAAAGAGGCAATTAAGTGGGAAGAAAAGTGCATGCTGCGCTATTCCAACCGCCCAATATTTCACACCATGGAGACTTCTCCTCCCTATTACACGAACAACGACGAGAATGCAACGAAGGTGGATGAGTTCAATAAAGTGTTAGGTGGGTTACTGAGAAATCTAAGAGAGAAAGCTGCAGGGGGTGACTCTCGTCGTAAGTATGCCACGGACACTGcatttgttgataattttcaACCCATACACGGTCTTATGCAGTGTACACCTGACTTGTCAAGGCAAGATTGCGGTGACTGCTTGGATTGGAGCATCTCAGCTATCCCAACGTTTGCCAAAGACAAGGTTGGTGCCTTAGTTCTTCTACCCAGTTGTAATCTTAGGTTTGAAATCTACAACTTCTACAACTCTACCGTCATATTAGACCCTCCACTACCACCTGCATCACTTCCGCTTCACCAAG AAGATCATGGCAACTCTTTGCGGACTGCAATCATCATAGTTGTGCCAACTGTTATCGTTGTTCTTGTTCTGCTGATTGTTATTAGCAGATATTTAAGaaggaaagcaagaaaaaaTCTTCTAGCTG aagatggagatgatgatgaaATTGAAATGGTTGAATCATTGCAATTCAACTTAAGCACAATACAAGTTGCAACAAGTAACTTTTCTGATTCTAATAAATTAGGAGAAGGAGGGTTTGGATCTGTTTACCAG ggAAAGCTCTCTAATGGACAAGTGATTGCTGTCAAAAGGTTGTCAAGGAATTCTGGTCAAGGAGACTTGGAATTTAAGAATGAAGTCCTTTTGCTGGCTAAGCTTCAACACAGAAATTTAGTTAGGCTTCTTGGTTTTAGTTTGCAAGGGAGAGAAAAGCTACTTGTTTATGAATTTGTTCCTAATAAAAGTCTTGATTACTTCATATTCG ATCCAACAGAGAAAGCACAATTGGATTGGGATACACGTTACAAAATCATTAAAGGCATTGCTCGAGGTCTTCTTTATCTTCATCAAGATTCCAGATTACGCATTATACATCGTGATCTTAAAGCAAGTAATATTCTCTTAGACAAAGAAATGATTCCTAAAATATCAGATTTTGGTTTGGCAAGATTAATTACTGCAGATCAAACACAAGAAAATACCAGCAGAGTTGTTGGAACCTT TGGATACATGGCACCTGAGTACATAATGCAAGGACAGTTTTCAGTGAAATCAGATGTTTTTAGTTTTGGTGTACTAGTTCTTGAGATTGTAAGTGGCCAAAAGAACCATGGTGTTCGTGATGAGAAGAATGGGGAAGATCTATTAAGCTTT GTATGGAGAAACTGGATAGAGGGGACAGTTACAAATATTATAGATCCAACATTGAAGAATAGTTCACAAAATGAAATGATAAGATGCATTGGCATTGGTTTACTCTGTGTTGAAGAAGATTTAAACAACAGACCAACCATGGCTAACGTTGCACTCATGCTTAATAGTTGTTCTATCACTCTCCCAGTGCCTAAAAAACCTGCATTTTTCATAGATAGTGCAACTGGAAGCCTTCCAAACATGTCATGGGAAGATTCATGGCCAACAAGAGGGACTCAATCCAGTGGTAGATCAGCTCAGGAATCAGTGAATGAGGCTTCAATTACTGAATTATACCCTCGTTAG